The Choristoneura fumiferana chromosome 10, NRCan_CFum_1, whole genome shotgun sequence genome has a segment encoding these proteins:
- the LOC141431572 gene encoding uncharacterized protein produces the protein MRAITLVCIAAVVVAVAARAPRSRRDVDLEAAASHWEKGGGGEHHGHHHHEHGGHGEKGYKGHHDHEHGKKGHAHHEGHKGHYGEHGGHKKHHHHDDGYYDEHHHGEKGEKGHGFEEKGHYHKGHSTKGHHGVHKIDEFKKDKHFHDKHGESGFEEGYGGHHHEGGHEKGGHFHKGHKEGGFHEHDHGKKGHHEEGGHHHEHKGHHDEGGHHEHHHHHAGHGNEGGHEDHKGWGWKKGHK, from the coding sequence ATGCGAGCGATCACTTTGGTTTGTATAGCGGCAGTGGTGGTAGCCGTGGCGGCGCGGGCCCCGCGGAGCAGGAGAGACGTGGACCTGGAAGCAGCTGCCTCCCACTGGGAGAAGGGCGGTGGCGGCGAACACCACGGCCACCACCACCACGAACACGGCGGGCACGGAGAGAAGGGATACAAGGGCCACCACGACCACGAGCACGGCAAGAAAGGACACGCTCATCACGAAGGACACAAGGGACACTATGGCGAACACGGTGGACACAAGAAACACCACCACCACGACGACGGCTACTATGATGAGCATCATCACGGCGAAAAGGGAGAAAAGGGACATGGTTTCGAAGAAAAGGGACACTACCACAAGGGTCACTCCACGAAAGGTCACCATGGCGTCCATAAGATAGACGAATTTAAGAAGGACAAGCACTTCCATGACAAGCACGGAGAATCTGGATTCGAAGAAGGCTACGGCGGTCACCACCACGAAGGTGGACACGAGAAGGGTGGACACTTCCATAAGGGACACAAAGAAGGCGGATTCCACGAACACGACCACGGCAAGAAAGGTCATCACGAGGAGGGTGGACACCACCACGAACATAAGGGACACCACGACGAGGGCGGCCACCACgaacaccaccaccaccacgcaGGACACGGCAACGAAGGTGGCCACGAGGACCA